In Nomia melanderi isolate GNS246 chromosome 4, iyNomMela1, whole genome shotgun sequence, the following are encoded in one genomic region:
- the LOC116425518 gene encoding uncharacterized protein LOC116425518 isoform X2 has translation MSADSPRRGVHKGAQVVSPQPIVDRSIIDSVAGIINDIVPQAYSSSLNSDNKESISWARFEYADINDPVLYPDYNEGSNTPPLLLVLGYTTGVQVWLIAATGEATEVLSWRQGVVHTLRILPNPKTDDEHIDLFELKRPMVAVCDSAGPGPQFCNISFISLKTGEQTKSIKFKNPVCDILANKRSIVITFLEKIAVFDARTLDDVLTVTTCHASPGPNPNPVALGTRWLAYSEKKLLPSKRSSGGCEGEGVQSYTATVLYAAKSLGKGLRGLGETVASSLTGNSTSPIVVNNTGNDVTQPGVITILDLQAAKEEKGSDDPNVETIIAHFTAHSDAIVAMTFDLSGALLMTADKRGHDFHVFRIQPHPGGPTLAAVHHLYILHRGDTTAKVQDMVFSSDTRWAAISTVRGTTHVFPVAPYGGPVGMRTHSTPHVVNRLSRFHRSAGLMDDGTRSHSPVSHSELPLSVYPYSNPRLPPYPHPTVLHPLAQIRQQSTLNYVNSQAQQRPQQRQRLHSDDSATIPLKICACFAPPRAWMYAQRENTAKVIKRAVDSLFIMACHGNMIQYDLEPKPAAGVPKEKVCDDTMIELEVEPRGQWPLVRTPSSLEIVSPLPPTSPLLSVVTSPKDIQDMDLAEDRWLSQVEIVTHAGPHRRLWMGPQFVFKTYNATSGAPVNLVEAEAVEIGVTGGSRPARSNPVNMPHATSRSLVPVVIDGSGSSYEQSPRFMEAYGDCLDSENAGVGSGENQLREDLAEAMLETSIAPHRAGRRSVFERVGQPVTKVVNPLGTVITVSADEEDVNSSQEFDSAEESYVPEPPRSVCAEEGPASLGDLELESQTLRDLTEICAEMRSASEPAIDSVPDENIYEVKERKALCVEIAPITNPGNSTIDFEKAEVFRDVPTSLSLCVQPGEIPSSPMTQAKETAWCKRFDKREEKAHERNMSEAQYVVNCDDESVVLMENKLALGRRNVAQHKSDIKKLSELEKPTKKSSGKNGGPSGTSGKKVEAKTSVKKYILKENEDSIVIEDTTYVEPKSSCSEKKESQKSTADADTKGKNTESKNGDSSRDSGKSKGKSKSSAVQDKKEIKADVKVESKKFEKRLEPVIELECAIEEKKEESKSDTSAIDSDTLKYPPSDSADDFSSSEYHIVESTCCNKDSVLAQSDEDIEHIQSSEISQLQQAECFEGDKCAHVLCEDPSTSLQRKNSKNTISDDDLEYIHSLELIETPDKKCSEELKIDTGKESDHDSNTSKRTFSDDDLEHVQHSDVCAMSSDLSKDDRIVKKESQSEQITRSKSSKKTKDIVVIQSDTVATDVTVIIKPVESWKGKNTEKKEELEESAKDSGTNENPSPLKKIKTRQTKTSPSNVAPKRSSGEIEIIDIDAMQKAEMEILTVTTPTPECKILSGPEVKEQRTKKTRKNKKTSGESTQSLEVSEQQKITEDTEKELSSQEVPEFSWSAIVKKKSGSVEPEPYKEEDKLVEIEETIDATEVSKCNILEKDSEKKKIQDTSSKKSSDVKGLQVIDKLREAVAEVDSKEPVPTEESSWSSIVVKKKNSFSPKLDEKKDLDVVPSVEETSAPADEKKSSRKNVEPLVKSPTMIDKLREAVAEADDDESSGVQVSWSAVVRKKNSFSAESEVKKESDSDPVEESNTQLEEKKPRRRQIETPPRSSTVTDEMQTAAIETIKEPTTQATEGSWSSIVKKKAPPESLQSSAIVEKVRKKLNILFNPLDNESDHEAKLAEGVVSMNVIDEPMYTCSLVDLSSPPVEQPLEEKKSEKSLKPEAVDEKCDDGNLENDPVFTKEDSSEPEKRSDSEQEAAPKRWNSSDELNANIVFTEGDYPGRETVERSADSCSNPSVAISKKGNRSKKKKRR, from the exons ATGTCTGCAGACTCTCCTAGGCGTGGTGTGCATAAAGGAGCTCAAGTTGTATCACCTCAGCCTATAGTTGATCGATCAATTATAGATAGTGTCGCTGGAATTATCAATGATATAGTTCCACAG GCTTATAGTAGTTCATTAAATTCTGATAACAAGGAATCTATATCTTGGGCACGGTTTGAGTATGCAGACATTAATGATCCAGTCTTATATCCAGACTACAATGAAGGCTCTAATACACCACCTTTATTATTGGTGCTTGGTTATACTACTGGAGTTCAG gTGTGGTTGATAGCAGCAACAGGGGAGGCAACAGAAGTTTTATCATGGAGACAAGGAGTAGTCCATACTCTTAGAATTTTACCAAATCCAAAGACTGATGATGAACACATTGATCTGTTTGAACTGAAACGCCCAATGGTGGCAGTATGTGATTCAGCTGGTCCTGGTCCACAATTTTGCAACATtagtttcatttcgttgaaAACTGGAGAACAGACTAAAagcataaaatttaaaaatcctgTTTGCGATATTTTGGCGAATAAGCGATCTATCGTAAtaacatttttagaaaaaattgcAGTGTTTGATGCTCGAACTTTGGATGATGTATTAACAGTCACTACCTGTCATGCTAGTCCAGGGCCAAATCCGAACCCTGTTGCTTTAGGAACAAGGTGGCTCGCCTAcag tgaaaaaaaattgttaccATCTAAGAGAAGTAGTGGGGGTTGCGAAGGAGAAGGAGTTCAAAGTTATACCGCAACTGTTCTTTATGCTGCAAAATCTTTGGGTAAAGGTTTGCGTGGCTTAGGAGAAACTGTTGCGTCAAGTTTAACTGGTAATTCGACGTCGCCAATAGTTGTCAATAACACAGGAAATGATGTGACTCAACCGGGTGTGATTACGATATTGGACCTTCAAGCTGCAAAAGAGGAGAAAGGATCAGATGATCCAAATGTAGAAACTATAATTGCTCATTTTACTGCCCACAGTGATGCGATCGTTGCCATGACTTTTGATTTAAGCGGAGCTTTGTTGATGACCGCTGACAAAAGAGGGCATGATTTTCATGTATTTAGAATTCAGCCGCATCCAGGCGGCCCTACTTTAGCAGCAGTacaccatttatatattttacatcgCGGAGATACTACTGCAAAAGTGCAG gATATGGTATTTTCGAGTGATACCCGTTGGGCGGCTATTTCAACTGTACGGGGCACTACTCATGTATTCCCGGTTGCACCCTATGGCGGTCCGGTAGGCATGCGTACCCATTCAACGCCGCATGTTGTAAATAGACTTTCAAGATTTCATAGAAGTGCAGGATTAATGGATGATGGAACCAGATCCCATTCTCCTGTCTCCCATTCAGAGTTGCCTTTGTCAGTATATCCATACTCTAATCCAAGACTTCCTCCATATCCCCATCCAACGGTTCTACATCCTCTCGCACAGATTAGGCAACAATCTACGTTAAATTACGTGAACAGCCAAGCTCAACAGAG GCCGCAGCAACGACAACGTTTGCACTCCGATGATAGTGCAACTATACCATTAAAGATATGCGCTTGTTTTGCACCACCAAGAGCTTGGATGTATGCACAAAGAGAAAATACCGCCAAAGTTATAAAGAGGGCAGTAGATTCCTTATTCATCATGGCGTGTCATGGAAACATGATACAATATGATTTAGAACCTAAACCTGCAGCAG GCGTACCAAAAGAAAAAGTGTGTGATGATACAATGATTGAATTAGAGGTTGAACCAAGAGGTCAGTGGCCTCTTGTAAGAACTCCGAGTTCTTTAGAGATTGTGTCTCCTTTGCCACCAACTAGTCCTTTGTTAAGTGTCGTTACTTCACCAAAAGACATTCAAGACATGGATTTAGCAGAGGATCGTTGGTTAAGTCAAGTAGAAATAGTAACCCATGCGGGTCCACATAGACGACTTTGGATGGGACCACAGTTTGTCTTTAAAACCTACAATGCAACTAGTGG AGCTCCTGTGAATTTGGTCGAAGCCGAGGCTGTTGAAATTGGTGTAACCGGTGGGTCTCGTCCAGCGAGATCAAATCCGGTGAATATGCCTCATGCTACATCTAGGTCATTAGTTCCCGTAGTTATCGATGGATCAGGAA gtAGTTACGAGCAATCGCCAAGGTTCATGGAAGCCTATGGCGATTGCTTAGATAGCGAAAACGCGGGTGTTGGGAGCGGCGAGAATCAGCTAAGAGAAGATTTGGCCGAAGCGATGTTGGAAACGTCTATTGCACCTCATCGTGCTG GGAGGCGATCGGTATTTGAGAGGGTGGGTCAACCGGTAACTAAAGTTGTCAACCCTCTGGGCACCGTGATTACCGTGTCAGCCGATGAGGAAGACGTTAACTCCAGTCAGGAATTCGATTCCGCGGAAGAAAGCTACGTGCCAGAACCACCTAGGAGTGTGTGCGCCGAGGAGGGTCCCGCATCACTCGGTGATTTAGAGCTGGAGAGTCAGACATTGCGCGATCTAACAGAGATTTGCGCGGAAATGCGTTCGGCTAGCGAACCAGCGATCGATAGTGTACCCGACGAGAACATCTATGAGGTGAAAGAGAGGAAAGCACTGTGTGTAGAGATCGCACCGATTACGAACCCCGGTAATTCTACTATAGACTTCGAGAAGGCAGAGGTGTTCCGCGACGTGCCAACTAGTCTGAGTCTCTGCGTACAACCGGGTGAAATACCTAGCAGCCCTATGACGCAGGCTAAAGAGACAGCTTGGTGCAAGAGGTTCgataaaagagaagaaaaagcgCACGAGAGGAACATGTCCGAGGCCCAGTACGTCGTCAACTGCGACGACGAGAGTGTAGTGTTGATGGAGAACAAGTTGGCTTTGGGACGGAGAAATGTTGCGCAACATAAGTCAGATATTAAGAAGCTTAGCGAGTTGGAGAAACCAACGAAAAAGTCATCCGGGAAAAATGGAGGTCCCAGTGGGACCTCCGGGAAAAAAGTAGAAGCTAAGACTTCGGTGAAGAAGTACATCCtgaaagaaaatgaagacaGCATCGTTATAGAAGACACTACGTATGTGGAGCCGAAAAGTAGTTGcagtgaaaaaaaagaaagccaGAAGAGCACAGCTGACGCGGACACGAAGGGAAAGAATACTGAAAGCAAAAACGGAGATTCATCCAGGGATTCGGGAAAGTCTAAGGGTAAATCGAAGTCCTCTGCGGTTCAGGATAAAAAGGAAATCAAAGCTGATGTTAAAGTAGAGAGCAAGAAATTCGAGAAACGGCTGGAGCCAGTCATCGAGTTGGAATGTGCAATtgaggaaaaaaaggaggagtCTAAGTCAGACACGAGTGCTATCGACAGCGATACACTCAAGTATCCACCGTCAGACTCGGCCGATGATTTCAGCTCTAGCGAGTATCACATCGTAGAATCAACTTGTTGCAATAAAGATAGTGTTTTGGCTCAATCTGACGAGGACATCGAACACATCCAAAGCTCCGAGATCAGCCAACTACAGCAAGCGGAATGTTTCGAAGGCGATAAATGTGCGCACGTTCTCTGCGAGGACCCTTCAACTAGTTTGCAGAgaaaaaacagtaaaaacaCCATATCAGACGACGATTTAGAGTACATCCATTCTTTGGAGCTCATCGAAACTCCCGATAAGAAGTGCAGCGAGGAACTCAAAATAGACACCGGGAAGGAAAGCGATCATGATTCGAACACCAGCAAGCGTACTTTCTCTGACGATGATTTGGAGCACGTTCAACATTCTGATGTTTGCGCCATGTCGTCCGATTTAAGCAAAGATGATCGAATCGTAAAAAAGGAAAGTCAATCAGAACAAATTACGAGATCAAAGAGTTCGAAGAAGACGAAGGACATCGTGGTGATCCAAAGCGACACCGTGGCTACCGATGTCACTGTGATCATCAAACCGGTTGAAAGTTGGAAGGGCAAGAACacggaaaagaaagaagagttAGAGGAATCCGCGAAAGATTCAGGAACCAATGAAAATCCTAGCCCCCTGAAGAAGATTAAAACTCGACAGACTAAAACCTCTCCTTCAAACGTTGCTCCTAAACGATCGTCAGGAGAAATTGAGATTATCGACATAGATGCAATGCAGAAGGCCGAGATGGAAATCTTGACGGTTACAACACCGACCCCAGAGTGTAAGATTTTGTCTGGACCCGAGGTCAAAGAGCAACGGACAAAGAAGACCCGAAAAAATAAGAAGACTAGCGGTGAAAGCACTCAAAGTTTAGAAGTCTCCGAACAACAGAAGATTACCGAGGATACTGAAAAAGAATTAAGTTCGCAGGAGGTTCCGGAATTTTCTTGGAGTGCCATCGTCAAGAAAAAAAGTGGTTCTGTAGAACCTGAGCCGTACAAGGAAGAAGACAAGCTTGTCGAAATCGAGGAAACGATCGACGCAACGGAAGTTTCGAAATGTAACATTTTGGAGAAAGAttctgaaaagaagaaaatacaggACACTTCGTCAAAGAAAAGTTCAGATGTGAAAGGTTTGCAGGTAATTGATAAACTCCGAGAAGCTGTAGCTGAAGTAGATTCAAAGGAACCTGTTCCAACCGAAGAATCTTCCTGGAGTTCTATTGTAGTTAAGAAGAAGAATAGTTTCTCCCCGAAGTTGGATGAAAAGAAGGATCTTGATGTTGTTCCAAGCGTAGAGGAAACGTCTGCTCCTGCTGATGAGAAGAAATCCAGTAGAAAAAATGTTGAGCCTTTGGTTAAATCTCCTACAATGATCGACAAGCTCCGAGAGGCAGTAGCAGAAGCAGATGACGATGAGTCTTCAGGAGTGCAAGTGTCTTGGAGCGCGGTTGTCAGGAAGAAAAATAGTTTCTCCGCAGAGAGCGAAGTGAAGAAAGAATCCGATTCTGATCCGGTAGAGGAATCAAACACTCAGCTTGAAGAAAAGAAACCTCGTCGAAGACAAATTGAGACTCCACCTCGTTCCTCAACAGTAACGGATGAGATGCAGACAGCTGCCATCGAAACAATCAAAGAGCCTACAACTCAGGCAACAGAAGGTTCGTGGAGTTCGATCGTGAAGAAGAAAGCTCCGCCTGAATCATTGCAATCGTCTGCCATCGTGGAAAAGGTTCGCAAGAAGTTGAACATTTTGTTCAATCCGTTGGATAATGAGTCTGATCACGAGGCAAAATTAGCTGAAGGTGTTGTCTCTATGAACGTAATCGATGAACCGATGTATACTTGTTCTCTCGTGGACCTTTCAAGCCCACCGGTTGAACAGCCACTGGAAGAGAAGAAATCCGAGAAGTCTTTGAAACCAGAAGCGGTCGATGAGAAGTGTGATGACGGAAACTTGGAGAACGACCCAGTGTTCACGAAGGAAGATTCCTCGGAACCAGAGAAGAGAAGCGACTCGGAGCAGGAGGCCGCCCCCAAACGTTGGAACTCCTCGGACGAACTGAACGCAAATATCGTGTTCACCGAAGGGGATTACCCAGGCCGCGAGACGGTCGAGCGAAGCGCAGACAGTTGCTCGAATCCCTCGGTCGCTATCTCCAAGAAAGGCAACAggtcgaagaaaaaaaaacgcagATGA